In Phaeobacter porticola, one DNA window encodes the following:
- a CDS encoding DUF1365 domain-containing protein, translated as MSQWPDHIAGQTTHARHGAISNSFRYGVDYVLIDPRASHGPVLFSRNRFNLAAVHDHNHGGAPRQGIGLPWAENVLAKAGLSMDGISIRLLTQPSYLGHVFNPVSFWLAFRGSVLHAVIAEVSNTFGDRHSYLCHKPDFTAIAPSDKLLAQKVFHVSPFQQVAGDYWFNFDIGPRKIAIRIDHRNGDEGVVATLTGPRKPLRNASLLKASLRRPAGTMRTVALIYWQALKLKIKGAIYRPRPTPPKHEVS; from the coding sequence ATGAGCCAATGGCCCGATCATATCGCCGGTCAGACAACCCATGCCCGGCATGGCGCGATCTCTAACAGCTTTCGCTACGGCGTTGATTATGTGCTGATTGACCCGCGCGCCAGTCACGGGCCGGTGCTGTTCTCACGCAACCGGTTCAATCTGGCCGCGGTCCACGACCATAACCACGGCGGTGCACCGCGTCAGGGCATCGGCCTGCCCTGGGCCGAAAATGTTCTGGCCAAAGCCGGGTTGAGCATGGATGGCATCAGTATCCGCCTGCTGACGCAGCCCAGCTACCTTGGCCATGTTTTTAATCCGGTCAGCTTCTGGCTCGCCTTTCGGGGCAGCGTGCTGCACGCGGTCATTGCAGAGGTCAGCAATACATTTGGCGACCGCCACAGCTATCTTTGCCACAAGCCCGATTTCACCGCCATTGCGCCCTCTGACAAGCTGTTGGCGCAGAAGGTATTTCACGTCTCGCCCTTTCAACAAGTCGCCGGGGACTATTGGTTCAACTTTGACATTGGTCCGCGCAAGATTGCGATCCGTATTGATCACCGCAACGGTGACGAGGGCGTGGTTGCCACACTGACCGGCCCCCGCAAGCCGCTGCGCAACGCCTCTCTGCTGAAGGCCAGTCTGCGCCGCCCTGCCGGCACGATGCGCACCGTCGCGCTGATCTATTGGCAGGCGCTGAAACTTAAAATCAAGGGCGCCATCTATCGCCCTCGCCCTACCCCACCGAAACATGAGGTCAGCTGA
- a CDS encoding NAD(P)/FAD-dependent oxidoreductase: MSFDALSSARQRIAIVGGGISGLATAWLLAKTHNVTLYEAAPRLGGHARTVIAGRNGDQPVDTGFIVFNYVNYPHLTSMFRDLDVPVVKSDMSFGASIGDGRVEYGLRDFGALVGQRRNITRPAFYRMVRDILRFNARAEQVATSDSVTIGELVNDLKLGDWFQRYYLMPICGAIWSTPPDEIRGFPAQSLVRFFRNHALLSASGQHQWWTVKGGSIEYVRRLTARLEQMGCQLRPGTPVRNVQRTPDGVRIHLPDGTQEAFDQVVMACHSDDSLRLLAQPTKDEQATLGAMRYQDNEMILHHDTAQMPQRRACWSSWVYKADKQDDRTTIGVTYWMNRLQNIDERDPLFVSLNPVKPVKSDLIYDQKTFRHPVFDTAALRAQSRIGDIQGQNNTWFAGAYLRHGFHEDGFASAVRVARGIEARERIPA; this comes from the coding sequence ATGTCCTTTGACGCATTATCATCCGCCCGTCAGCGTATCGCCATTGTTGGCGGCGGCATCTCAGGACTGGCAACCGCGTGGCTCTTGGCCAAGACGCATAATGTGACGCTGTATGAGGCCGCGCCACGGCTTGGTGGGCATGCCCGGACGGTGATCGCGGGGCGCAATGGCGATCAGCCGGTCGATACTGGCTTTATTGTCTTCAACTACGTGAATTACCCGCATCTGACGTCAATGTTTCGCGATCTGGACGTGCCCGTTGTCAAAAGCGACATGAGCTTTGGTGCCAGTATTGGTGATGGACGCGTGGAATACGGGTTGCGGGATTTTGGGGCGCTGGTCGGACAGCGCCGCAACATCACGAGGCCCGCCTTTTATCGCATGGTTCGCGACATTCTGCGCTTTAACGCCAGGGCTGAACAGGTGGCCACCAGCGACAGTGTCACCATTGGCGAGCTGGTGAATGATCTGAAGTTGGGTGATTGGTTTCAACGTTATTATCTGATGCCGATCTGCGGGGCGATCTGGTCCACCCCGCCGGATGAAATCCGTGGGTTCCCCGCGCAATCCCTGGTGCGGTTCTTTCGCAACCACGCCCTGCTTAGCGCGTCCGGCCAACATCAGTGGTGGACAGTCAAGGGCGGCAGTATCGAATATGTACGCCGCCTGACCGCTCGGCTGGAGCAGATGGGATGCCAGCTGCGGCCCGGCACGCCTGTACGTAACGTTCAGCGCACCCCCGACGGCGTGCGCATACACCTGCCCGATGGCACACAGGAGGCGTTTGATCAGGTGGTTATGGCCTGCCATTCGGATGACAGCCTCCGATTGCTGGCCCAGCCCACGAAGGATGAACAGGCGACCCTTGGCGCCATGCGCTATCAGGACAATGAAATGATCCTGCATCATGACACCGCACAGATGCCACAGCGGCGCGCCTGCTGGTCGTCTTGGGTTTACAAAGCCGACAAACAAGATGACCGCACGACAATCGGTGTCACCTACTGGATGAACCGGCTGCAAAACATTGATGAGCGTGACCCGCTGTTTGTTTCGCTGAACCCTGTGAAGCCTGTGAAATCTGATTTGATCTATGATCAGAAGACCTTTCGCCACCCGGTATTCGACACCGCAGCGCTGCGCGCGCAGTCGCGGATTGGCGATATTCAGGGTCAGAACAACACTTGGTTCGCCGGGGCCTATCTGCGCCATGGATTCCATGAAGACGGGTTTGCGAGCGCCGTTCGGGTTGCACGGGGCATTGAAGCCCGCGAAAGGATCCCTGCATGA
- a CDS encoding sigma-70 family RNA polymerase sigma factor, protein MLTMLSDPSLAAPAPPATVCGDTSVLRERKKVERESLSEQTVWMLAVRDDRCRVAFGRLFDHFAPRLKGVICRSGMPPNQAEDVVQDVMLTVWRKAAMFDPERAQVSAWIYQIARNRQIDVIRKERRPVPEELKLPEETQEDAAQVLALDQETQKLRAALDRLKPAQREMVEKAYLGELTHADIHKQTGLPLGTIKSRIRLGLERLRHELKEQGLT, encoded by the coding sequence ATGTTGACCATGCTGAGCGATCCTTCTCTTGCAGCTCCTGCGCCGCCCGCTACGGTGTGCGGTGACACAAGTGTTTTGCGCGAAAGGAAAAAAGTGGAACGGGAGAGCCTGTCTGAGCAGACCGTTTGGATGCTTGCCGTGCGCGATGACCGGTGCAGAGTTGCGTTCGGTCGCCTGTTTGACCATTTTGCTCCGCGCCTGAAGGGGGTCATCTGCCGGTCCGGTATGCCGCCGAACCAGGCAGAGGATGTGGTTCAGGACGTCATGCTGACGGTTTGGCGCAAGGCGGCGATGTTTGATCCTGAACGGGCGCAGGTTTCGGCCTGGATCTACCAGATCGCCCGCAACAGGCAGATTGACGTGATCCGCAAGGAGCGTCGTCCAGTACCGGAAGAGCTGAAGCTGCCGGAAGAGACACAGGAAGATGCAGCACAGGTTTTGGCGCTGGATCAAGAGACACAAAAGCTGCGCGCCGCATTGGATCGGTTGAAACCGGCACAGCGCGAGATGGTTGAAAAGGCCTATCTGGGCGAGCTGACACATGCGGATATCCATAAGCAGACCGGATTGCCGCTGGGTACGATAAAATCCCGCATCCGTCTCGGGCTTGAGCGGTTGCGTCACGAGTTGAAAGAACAAGGACTAACATGA
- a CDS encoding ChrR family anti-sigma-E factor: MTGARHHIPDPLLVAYASGNLPHAYSLVVATHLSMCDACRVRLNAHQAVGGSVLESCGTQDLSGDLRQRVFDQLDDPFEEQPQFQRSGVFPAPVMEALGGLPPKWKSLGLGVRQSILSHDQGSSVRLLYIPAGQAVPDHGHNGLELTLVLQGAFRDETGRYGVGDLEVANDDLEHTPIAEDGETCICLAATDAALRFRSLVPRLLQPIFRI, from the coding sequence ATGACCGGCGCACGCCATCATATCCCTGACCCGCTGTTGGTTGCCTATGCCTCTGGCAATCTGCCTCACGCGTATTCGCTGGTTGTCGCGACACATTTGTCGATGTGCGATGCCTGTCGTGTGCGGCTGAACGCGCATCAGGCCGTCGGCGGTTCGGTGCTGGAAAGCTGTGGGACGCAGGACCTGTCGGGTGATCTGCGGCAGCGGGTGTTTGACCAGTTGGATGATCCTTTCGAAGAGCAGCCTCAGTTCCAGCGTTCCGGCGTTTTCCCAGCTCCGGTGATGGAGGCGCTGGGCGGTTTGCCACCAAAATGGAAATCGCTTGGCCTGGGTGTGCGTCAATCTATCCTCAGCCATGACCAGGGCAGCAGCGTCAGGCTGCTGTATATCCCTGCGGGGCAGGCGGTGCCGGATCATGGCCACAACGGGTTAGAGCTGACACTGGTGCTACAGGGGGCGTTTCGCGATGAAACGGGCCGCTACGGTGTTGGCGATCTGGAAGTCGCGAATGATGATCTGGAGCATACGCCGATTGCAGAGGATGGCGAGACCTGCATCTGTCTGGCGGCAACAGATGCTGCGTTGCGGTTCCGGTCGCTGGTGCCGCGGCTGCTACAGCCCATTTTCCGCATCTGA
- the gap gene encoding type I glyceraldehyde-3-phosphate dehydrogenase: protein MTLKIAINGFGRIGRGVLRALLESNTDDISVVAINDLSPAETLAHLLKYDSVHGRLRAPVKVDGGTMHVGTHSIRLTAIRNPEELPWQDVDIAYECTGLFTSRDTAAKHLKNGSKRVLISAPGKDVDRTVVFGVNHSALTVDDVIVSNASCTTNCLAPVAKVLDDTFGIKTGYMTTIHAYTGDQPTHDTSHKDLYRARAAALSMIPTSTGAARAISEVLPHLKGRLEGSAIRVPTPNVSVVDLSFIPENPATVDSINAAMKAAAEGDLAGILSYETDPLVSVDFNHDPHSSCFAAPQTAVTAEGLVRVVSWYDNEWGFSNRMIDTGRHMGKVMNG, encoded by the coding sequence ATGACCCTGAAAATTGCGATCAATGGATTTGGACGAATTGGCCGTGGCGTGCTGCGCGCCCTTCTGGAAAGCAATACCGATGACATCTCGGTCGTCGCTATCAATGATCTGTCGCCCGCCGAAACCCTGGCGCATCTGCTGAAATATGACAGTGTGCACGGTCGTTTGCGCGCGCCGGTCAAAGTCGACGGCGGCACCATGCATGTGGGCACCCACAGCATCCGCCTGACCGCGATCCGCAACCCGGAAGAGCTGCCCTGGCAGGATGTGGATATTGCCTATGAATGCACCGGCCTGTTCACCAGCCGCGATACCGCTGCGAAACATCTGAAAAATGGTTCCAAACGCGTGCTGATTTCGGCACCCGGCAAAGATGTGGACCGCACCGTGGTCTTTGGCGTCAACCATAGCGCGCTGACCGTGGATGATGTGATTGTCTCCAATGCGTCCTGTACAACCAACTGTCTGGCACCCGTGGCCAAGGTGCTGGATGATACATTTGGTATCAAAACCGGCTATATGACCACGATCCATGCCTATACCGGCGACCAGCCAACGCATGATACCAGCCATAAGGATCTGTATCGCGCGCGCGCTGCGGCCTTGTCGATGATCCCAACGTCAACAGGGGCTGCTCGTGCCATTTCCGAGGTGCTGCCGCATCTGAAAGGGCGTCTTGAAGGCTCGGCGATCCGTGTGCCGACACCCAATGTATCGGTTGTGGATCTCAGCTTCATTCCAGAGAACCCGGCCACCGTCGACAGCATCAACGCCGCGATGAAAGCCGCAGCCGAAGGCGATCTGGCCGGGATCCTGTCCTATGAGACCGATCCGCTGGTTTCTGTTGATTTCAACCATGACCCGCATTCCTCGTGCTTTGCGGCACCACAGACAGCGGTCACCGCCGAAGGTCTGGTGCGCGTGGTCAGCTGGTATGACAATGAATGGGGCTTCTCCAACCGGATGATCGATACCGGTCGCCATATGGGCAAGGTAATGAACGGTTAG